The following coding sequences lie in one Flexivirga oryzae genomic window:
- a CDS encoding phosphotransferase, translating to MHVTAVDVRPIDYAWGSVPTAGLWQVTAHFDGGGYRYFVKLLRHPRLWPGLASIPEQYREEFLDALPWRFEYDMHRSGIEDVLPDGMRMPRLHHVKTIDDAYVALWWEFIDIDTSPWATADFALTAYLLGRLAGRRKVGAEVNRRMPTVASIDNSLRYFVEHRVLLMTVPALHDRSVWQHPLLAEALHRVQDPSLPDDMRGLADRIPAILDHLDALPQTYAHGDAGPQNLLIPAADRSQRVVIDWGFGTPLPIGFDLGQLLIGLAHAGELAPDRLREIDAAILPAYLEGLADEHYIADPVEVRFGYVGSMAARSALCALPLELLDTTPTEADLDLLVDRVRLTRVLVDMAPAAH from the coding sequence GTGCATGTCACCGCTGTCGACGTCCGGCCCATCGACTACGCCTGGGGATCGGTGCCCACCGCAGGGCTGTGGCAGGTGACCGCACACTTCGACGGCGGAGGCTACCGCTACTTCGTCAAGCTGCTACGCCACCCACGGCTCTGGCCGGGCCTGGCGTCGATCCCGGAGCAGTATCGCGAGGAGTTCCTCGATGCGCTCCCGTGGCGCTTCGAGTACGACATGCATCGTTCGGGCATCGAAGACGTCTTGCCGGACGGCATGCGAATGCCGCGACTGCATCATGTCAAGACGATCGATGATGCGTACGTCGCGCTCTGGTGGGAATTCATCGACATCGACACATCTCCTTGGGCAACAGCGGATTTCGCGCTCACCGCGTACCTGCTCGGTCGGTTGGCCGGTCGCCGGAAGGTGGGCGCGGAGGTCAACCGCAGAATGCCCACCGTGGCGAGCATCGACAACTCGTTGCGCTATTTCGTCGAGCATCGGGTGCTGCTCATGACGGTGCCGGCCCTGCACGACCGATCCGTGTGGCAGCACCCCCTGCTCGCCGAGGCCCTGCACCGCGTTCAGGACCCGTCGCTGCCGGACGACATGCGCGGGCTGGCCGACCGCATCCCGGCGATCCTGGATCACCTCGACGCGCTTCCGCAGACCTACGCCCACGGTGACGCAGGCCCGCAGAACCTGCTCATACCGGCCGCCGATCGCAGCCAGCGCGTCGTGATCGACTGGGGTTTCGGCACACCGCTACCCATCGGATTCGACCTCGGACAGTTGTTGATCGGGTTGGCCCACGCCGGCGAGCTCGCCCCGGACCGGCTGCGGGAGATCGATGCCGCGATCCTGCCGGCCTATCTCGAAGGGCTCGCCGACGAGCACTACATCGCCGATCCCGTGGAGGTGCGGTTCGGGTATGTCGGGTCGATGGCCGCACGCTCCGCCCTGTGCGCCCTACCCCTGGAGCTCCTCGACACGACACCGACGGAGGCCGACCTCGACCTGCTGGTGGACCGGGTGCGACTGACCAGGGTGCTGGTGGACATGGCGCCCGCCGCTCACTGA
- a CDS encoding DUF4235 domain-containing protein — MAGMAYKVLLTVSGIAAGKAAKKVTTSTWKTATGGTPPVDKHDPNYSAAQVAVFAILSSAIAGGFRAYAQRKASDYYTKTSGHLPPPVEKARKKAEAAAAAKGSKKSAKA; from the coding sequence ATGGCTGGGATGGCGTACAAGGTGCTGCTCACGGTGTCCGGCATCGCCGCAGGCAAGGCCGCGAAGAAGGTCACCACGTCGACCTGGAAGACCGCGACGGGCGGCACTCCACCGGTCGACAAGCACGACCCGAACTACTCCGCGGCGCAGGTCGCGGTGTTCGCGATCCTCTCCTCCGCCATCGCCGGCGGATTCCGTGCCTACGCCCAGCGCAAGGCGTCCGACTACTACACGAAGACGTCGGGGCATCTGCCGCCGCCGGTCGAGAAGGCCCGCAAGAAGGCGGAGGCTGCCGCTGCCGCGAAGGGCTCGAAGAAGTCCGCGAAGGCCTGA
- a CDS encoding ankyrin repeat domain-containing protein, which translates to MSDARTDEGAPAGHVVDPRTDLARDGDVPGLVGQLETGMPVDLADSCGNTLLMLAAYHGHAGAVSALIERGADVNRLNDRGQSPLAGAVFKGEDTIVWLLLDAGADVNTGSPSAAATAELFGRGDLLR; encoded by the coding sequence ATGAGTGACGCGCGAACGGACGAGGGAGCACCGGCGGGGCACGTCGTCGACCCCCGCACCGATCTCGCACGTGACGGTGACGTGCCCGGTCTGGTCGGTCAGCTGGAGACCGGTATGCCGGTCGACCTGGCCGATTCGTGCGGCAACACGCTGCTGATGCTGGCGGCATACCACGGGCACGCGGGCGCGGTGTCCGCGCTGATCGAGCGCGGTGCCGACGTCAACCGGCTCAACGACCGCGGTCAGTCCCCACTGGCCGGCGCGGTGTTCAAGGGCGAGGACACGATCGTCTGGCTCCTGCTGGATGCCGGCGCCGACGTCAACACCGGGTCACCGTCCGCCGCCGCCACCGCCGAGCTGTTCGGCCGCGGCGACCTGCTCCGCTGA
- a CDS encoding thioesterase family protein, with protein sequence MTDPSTAPATDAATPNAFYVPVAPGVYRPTLHVQGAWQETEQHMAPISGLITHELAMHDPRDDMQIARICFEILGMIPLEESTITVETVRPGRTIELLEATLTIGGRTIIRARAWRLAVSDMRSVEGIELPAMPGADNAEKLESTLEWPGGYIRSVQVHAVPGGRDGRRQVWVRSDCDLIDGVQAAPIAAYTMLVDTANGIATRVRPTELMFPNVELTVHYIREPDPTLVGLDTSVTFGPTGLGLTSSVLNDVHGPVGRAEQCLTVRHFPARKDTAAAQ encoded by the coding sequence GTGACCGACCCCAGCACCGCCCCCGCGACGGACGCCGCCACCCCGAATGCCTTCTACGTACCCGTGGCACCCGGCGTCTACCGGCCGACGCTGCACGTGCAGGGCGCGTGGCAGGAGACCGAGCAGCACATGGCGCCGATCAGCGGGCTGATCACCCATGAGCTGGCCATGCACGACCCGCGCGACGACATGCAGATCGCGCGGATCTGCTTCGAGATCCTGGGGATGATCCCGCTGGAGGAGAGCACCATCACGGTCGAGACGGTCCGCCCGGGCCGGACGATCGAGCTGCTGGAGGCGACCCTGACGATCGGCGGCCGGACGATCATCCGGGCGCGCGCCTGGCGGCTGGCGGTGTCGGACATGCGATCCGTCGAGGGCATCGAGCTCCCCGCCATGCCAGGTGCCGACAACGCGGAGAAGCTGGAGAGCACTCTGGAGTGGCCCGGCGGTTACATCCGATCCGTGCAGGTCCACGCGGTTCCGGGCGGGCGCGACGGGCGCCGGCAGGTCTGGGTCCGGTCCGATTGCGACCTGATCGACGGTGTGCAGGCGGCGCCGATCGCGGCATACACCATGCTCGTCGACACGGCCAACGGCATCGCAACCCGTGTGCGGCCGACCGAGCTGATGTTCCCCAACGTGGAGCTCACGGTGCACTACATCCGCGAACCCGACCCGACGCTGGTCGGCCTGGACACCAGCGTCACGTTCGGGCCGACCGGCCTCGGCCTCACCTCGTCGGTGCTGAACGACGTCCACGGGCCGGTCGGTCGGGCCGAGCAGTGCCTCACGGTCCGCCACTTCCCGGCACGCAAGGACACCGCCGCCGCTCAGTGA
- a CDS encoding DUF4333 domain-containing protein, translating to MTAEGSRKKSVRRGATGLTAALAVVGLLAGCGGKVVKKSDLESQIKEKVAAAATGSKVGDVKCDDDLKAKVKATTSCTVSIDGKTQKITAVVNKVDGDKVSYSIKQG from the coding sequence GTGACAGCAGAAGGTTCCAGGAAGAAATCAGTGCGTCGCGGCGCGACAGGTCTCACCGCTGCCCTCGCGGTCGTCGGCCTGCTCGCCGGCTGCGGTGGCAAGGTCGTCAAGAAGAGCGACCTCGAGTCGCAGATCAAGGAGAAGGTGGCCGCCGCGGCGACCGGGTCCAAGGTCGGCGACGTCAAGTGCGACGACGACCTGAAGGCCAAGGTGAAGGCGACCACGTCCTGCACGGTCTCGATCGACGGCAAGACGCAGAAGATCACCGCGGTCGTCAACAAGGTCGACGGCGACAAGGTGAGCTACAGCATCAAGCAGGGCTGA
- a CDS encoding ATP-binding protein has translation MTPIPVAFHWSGGKDSAHALGRLLADERYDVRCLLTTVHASKGESTVHGLPTALLRSQAEAIGLPLRVVELAGAGLDGYVEAMDAQARLLRAEGIAGFAFGDLEHSDVLRHKQAQFGPLGVEVIEPLWGMSPRECVEDFLTTGIQALIVVVDASVLGPSHLGVAVDRAFVDALPEGCDPCGEYGEFHTFVWDAPYFRDPVPFTRGGTERIERRIGTTSGVQEFAYWRLHLR, from the coding sequence ATGACCCCCATCCCCGTGGCCTTCCACTGGAGCGGCGGCAAGGACTCCGCACACGCGCTCGGTCGGTTGCTGGCCGACGAGCGGTACGACGTGCGCTGCCTGCTGACCACCGTGCACGCGTCGAAGGGCGAGTCCACCGTGCACGGCCTCCCCACGGCGCTGCTGCGCTCGCAGGCGGAGGCGATCGGTCTCCCGCTGCGCGTTGTCGAGCTCGCCGGTGCCGGTCTTGACGGGTATGTCGAGGCGATGGACGCGCAGGCGCGACTGCTCCGCGCGGAAGGCATCGCGGGCTTCGCGTTCGGGGACCTCGAGCACTCGGATGTGTTGCGGCACAAGCAGGCCCAGTTCGGACCGCTGGGGGTCGAGGTCATCGAACCGTTGTGGGGTATGTCGCCGCGCGAATGCGTCGAAGACTTCCTCACCACCGGGATCCAGGCGCTGATTGTGGTCGTCGATGCGTCCGTGCTCGGGCCGAGCCACCTCGGCGTGGCGGTCGACCGAGCCTTCGTCGATGCCCTGCCCGAGGGCTGCGATCCGTGCGGTGAGTATGGCGAGTTCCACACCTTCGTGTGGGACGCGCCGTACTTCCGCGATCCGGTGCCGTTCACCCGCGGCGGGACCGAGCGCATCGAGCGACGCATCGGCACGACCTCCGGGGTGCAGGAGTTCGCCTACTGGCGGCTGCACCTTCGCTGA
- a CDS encoding phosphatase PAP2 family protein gives MVTAGEESVPTTFSSRVPWTTVRWGAIGLYVVVLASYCVTWGVPMDRVGLTIWIIVGLTAVCIGKGWRAWVRMMLDWLPFQGILLAYDYSYGAASHFSGGFTDGFPLEGSVNRLGMPLHVTFPIRVDEWLFGGHLPNQWVQEQLSGAVAHAPWWSIFITMCYCSHFMVSPIVAAVLWIRSRDRFRAWAALLVALAVAGIATYFLFPMSPPWLASQQDYISGTPIYRISGQGWAWLDFHGAAQVLGDAQARSNPVAAMPSLHMATATLVVGFFWFSVRRWVRPLLLLYPALMAFTLVYSGEHYVTDEIAGVLYALVLLAAWRVLRRRPLHLPRLLGGSGVLSSWRVPDREAPVEGPAPVLERPHV, from the coding sequence ATGGTCACCGCAGGGGAGGAGAGCGTCCCCACGACGTTTTCCTCCCGCGTGCCGTGGACCACGGTGCGCTGGGGGGCCATCGGGCTGTATGTCGTCGTGCTGGCGAGCTACTGCGTGACGTGGGGCGTGCCGATGGACCGGGTCGGCCTCACCATCTGGATCATCGTCGGCCTCACCGCGGTGTGCATCGGCAAGGGCTGGCGGGCCTGGGTCCGGATGATGCTGGACTGGTTGCCGTTCCAGGGGATCCTGCTCGCCTACGACTACAGTTACGGCGCCGCATCGCACTTCAGCGGCGGCTTCACCGACGGCTTCCCGCTCGAGGGATCGGTCAACCGCCTGGGTATGCCGCTGCACGTGACCTTCCCGATCCGCGTCGACGAGTGGCTGTTCGGCGGACACCTGCCGAACCAATGGGTGCAGGAGCAACTCAGCGGCGCGGTCGCGCACGCGCCGTGGTGGTCGATCTTCATCACCATGTGTTACTGCAGCCACTTCATGGTGTCGCCGATCGTGGCGGCCGTGCTGTGGATCCGCTCCCGCGACCGGTTCCGTGCCTGGGCGGCGCTGCTCGTCGCGCTGGCCGTCGCGGGCATTGCGACATACTTCCTCTTCCCGATGAGTCCGCCGTGGCTCGCGTCGCAACAGGACTACATCTCGGGGACGCCGATCTACCGCATCTCCGGGCAGGGCTGGGCGTGGCTGGACTTCCACGGCGCGGCGCAGGTGCTCGGCGACGCGCAGGCGCGCTCCAACCCGGTCGCCGCGATGCCTTCGCTGCACATGGCGACCGCGACCCTCGTGGTCGGGTTCTTCTGGTTCAGCGTCCGTCGCTGGGTGCGGCCGTTGCTGCTGCTCTACCCGGCGCTGATGGCGTTCACGCTCGTCTACTCCGGTGAGCACTACGTGACCGATGAGATCGCCGGTGTGCTCTACGCGCTGGTGCTGCTGGCGGCGTGGCGGGTGCTGCGCCGCCGGCCGCTGCACCTGCCGCGGCTACTGGGCGGCTCCGGGGTCCTGTCGAGTTGGAGAGTGCCGGACCGTGAGGCGCCGGTCGAGGGTCCCGCACCGGTCCTCGAGCGACCGCACGTCTGA
- a CDS encoding thiamine pyrophosphate-dependent dehydrogenase E1 component subunit alpha: MTAGLLPSPNPVQLIDPTGAEVEQAGTRRDYPVPSAARLREVWHAMVIGRRFDIQATALTKQGRLAVYPSSRGQEACQVGATLSITGDDWLFPTYRESMALVTRGIDPVEVLSLLRGDSHCGYDPIATRTAAQCTPLSTQLIHAAGAGYGEKRRGTDHVALAFIGDGATSEGDFHEALNFAAVFEAPTIFFVQNNKYAISVPLSKQTKAPSLAYKGIGYGVPAEQVDGNDPAAVLAVMDAALEHCRSGKGPFLIEAHTYRLDAHTNADDATRYRSDDEVTAWLERDPIARVEAWLRARGELGDDIVAATNAEAEAMAAQLRDRMNADPSVDPMSLFDNVFAQRTPQLEEARAMVAEEIQAEV, from the coding sequence ATGACAGCTGGCTTGCTGCCCTCGCCCAATCCGGTGCAGTTGATCGACCCGACGGGCGCCGAGGTGGAGCAGGCCGGCACCCGGCGCGATTACCCGGTGCCCAGTGCGGCGCGGCTGCGCGAGGTGTGGCACGCGATGGTGATCGGACGGCGGTTCGACATCCAGGCGACCGCACTGACCAAGCAGGGACGGCTCGCGGTCTACCCGAGCTCGCGCGGCCAGGAGGCGTGCCAGGTCGGCGCGACGCTGTCGATCACCGGCGACGACTGGCTCTTCCCGACCTACCGTGAGTCGATGGCGCTGGTGACCCGCGGCATCGACCCCGTCGAGGTGCTCTCGCTGCTGCGCGGCGACAGCCACTGCGGCTACGACCCGATCGCGACCAGGACCGCCGCGCAGTGCACTCCGCTGTCGACGCAGCTGATCCACGCCGCCGGTGCGGGGTATGGCGAGAAGCGTCGCGGCACCGACCATGTCGCGCTGGCGTTCATCGGTGACGGCGCGACCAGCGAGGGCGACTTCCACGAGGCGCTGAACTTCGCCGCGGTCTTCGAAGCACCGACCATCTTCTTCGTCCAGAACAACAAGTACGCCATCAGCGTCCCACTCTCCAAGCAGACCAAGGCACCGTCGTTGGCCTACAAGGGAATCGGGTACGGCGTCCCCGCCGAACAGGTCGACGGCAACGACCCGGCGGCCGTGCTCGCGGTCATGGACGCTGCGCTGGAGCACTGCCGCAGCGGCAAGGGACCGTTCCTGATCGAGGCACACACCTACCGCCTCGACGCGCACACCAACGCCGACGACGCCACCCGCTACCGGTCCGACGACGAAGTGACCGCGTGGCTGGAGCGCGACCCGATCGCGCGGGTCGAGGCGTGGCTGCGGGCCCGTGGCGAGCTGGGCGACGACATCGTCGCGGCGACCAACGCCGAGGCGGAGGCCATGGCCGCACAGCTGCGTGACCGGATGAACGCCGATCCGAGCGTGGATCCGATGTCGTTGTTCGACAACGTTTTTGCACAACGCACGCCGCAGCTGGAGGAAGCACGTGCAATGGTCGCCGAAGAGATCCAGGCGGAGGTCTGA
- a CDS encoding magnesium transporter CorA family protein has translation MTCERRTRVWRGGATGEHDLPLSELPKLLAEDGTLTWVDLLDPKPDDVQELADAIGLDKHTVEDALGERERPKAVRFHDYFFVTCFTVEGMAEDDDLHRLSIIVLPRAVVTVRLGNDFPIDTVEETFSADDDLVRLGAKALLHAILDTVVDDYFEVMTRIDDAVDDLESGLFDQQHAGPAIARKAFTLHKRISRMRRVTLPMREVVTTMLRRTDPEHHELLPYYEDLYDHTMRVAEWSESLRDTIESVQDTNLALGDAALNNVMKKLTSWAAIIAVPTAITGWYGQNIPYPGFGEVWGFWFSTALMVAIAVVLYVAFKRRNWL, from the coding sequence ATGACCTGCGAGCGCCGCACACGCGTGTGGCGCGGTGGCGCCACCGGTGAACACGACCTGCCGCTGAGTGAGCTGCCGAAGCTGCTGGCCGAGGACGGCACCCTCACCTGGGTCGATCTGCTCGACCCGAAACCCGACGACGTGCAGGAGCTCGCCGACGCGATCGGCCTGGACAAGCACACCGTCGAGGATGCTCTCGGGGAGCGCGAGCGGCCGAAAGCCGTGCGTTTCCACGACTATTTCTTCGTCACCTGTTTCACCGTGGAGGGTATGGCGGAGGACGACGACCTGCACCGCCTGTCGATCATCGTGTTGCCGCGTGCCGTGGTGACGGTCCGCCTCGGCAACGACTTCCCGATCGACACGGTCGAGGAGACCTTCTCCGCGGACGACGACCTGGTGCGGCTCGGCGCCAAGGCCCTGCTGCACGCCATCCTCGACACGGTGGTCGACGACTACTTCGAGGTGATGACGCGCATCGACGACGCCGTCGACGATCTGGAGAGCGGCCTCTTCGACCAGCAGCACGCCGGTCCGGCGATCGCCCGGAAGGCATTCACCCTGCACAAGCGGATCAGCCGGATGCGGCGGGTGACCCTGCCGATGCGTGAGGTCGTCACCACCATGCTGCGCCGCACCGACCCCGAGCATCACGAACTGCTGCCCTACTACGAGGACCTCTACGACCACACGATGCGGGTCGCGGAGTGGTCGGAGTCGCTGCGCGACACGATCGAGTCGGTCCAGGACACCAACCTCGCCCTCGGTGACGCCGCCCTCAACAACGTGATGAAGAAGCTGACCTCCTGGGCGGCGATCATCGCCGTGCCGACCGCGATCACCGGGTGGTACGGACAGAACATCCCCTACCCGGGCTTCGGTGAGGTCTGGGGGTTCTGGTTCAGCACGGCCCTGATGGTGGCGATCGCGGTCGTTCTGTATGTCGCCTTCAAACGACGCAACTGGCTCTGA
- a CDS encoding MarR family winged helix-turn-helix transcriptional regulator: MGKSSPEVSTDHLPDHLFRLVEGLRRRMRAEVAVAFGPHPPFERPSFARMLQLIPPDGIRITDYATLARMTKQAVGEFVDSMETAELVVSERLPSDRRVRLVRRTALGDAVAADIDRVIGSVEERLRAEVGARRYDTMVAVMRELGADSFG; this comes from the coding sequence ATGGGCAAGAGTTCACCAGAGGTTTCCACCGATCACCTGCCGGACCACTTGTTCAGGTTGGTGGAGGGTCTGCGTCGGCGAATGCGGGCAGAGGTGGCTGTTGCTTTCGGTCCGCACCCACCGTTCGAGCGGCCGAGTTTCGCGCGGATGCTGCAGTTGATTCCTCCGGACGGGATCCGGATCACGGACTACGCGACGCTCGCGCGCATGACCAAGCAGGCGGTGGGTGAGTTCGTGGACTCGATGGAGACCGCGGAACTCGTTGTCAGCGAGCGACTTCCGAGCGACCGGCGGGTGCGATTGGTCCGCAGGACTGCGCTGGGCGATGCGGTGGCGGCCGACATCGACCGAGTGATCGGATCGGTGGAGGAGAGGCTGCGGGCGGAAGTGGGCGCCCGCCGCTACGACACGATGGTGGCGGTGATGCGTGAGCTCGGCGCGGACAGCTTCGGCTGA
- a CDS encoding 2-oxo acid dehydrogenase subunit E2: MAEQTFNLPDLGEGLTEADLVEWLVADGDEVAIDQHVVVVETAKATVEVPCPYAGRVHTRHGAVGDTIEVGSALLTVDSGDGAASESGAVLVGYGTSEASSSSSAARRAARRSRAASVTPAPPPAPAAQPTTGSAAPKVISPIVRKLAADHGLDLHTITPGPDGVIRRCDVEAAAAITTTEPATTERSPSSTSDRSPSSDEGAYRGGDQRIPLTGIRRAVADKLTTSRREIPDATTWVDADATGLVEARRVIGLERAGLLALLGRICVAGLRRFPELNASVDTDRAEIVRHGAIHLGFAADSPRGLVVPVVHDAHLLTTRQLAERMVQLVEAARAGTLAPADLTGGTFTLNNYGVFGVDGSTPIINHPEAAMLGVGRIIDRPWVVDGELAVRKVVQLGLTFDHRVCDGGVAGGFLRFVADAVERPLQLLGDL, from the coding sequence GTGGCTGAGCAGACCTTCAACCTCCCGGACCTCGGCGAGGGACTCACCGAGGCCGACCTCGTCGAGTGGTTGGTCGCCGACGGCGACGAGGTCGCGATCGACCAGCACGTCGTGGTAGTCGAGACCGCCAAGGCGACCGTCGAGGTGCCCTGCCCGTATGCCGGTCGCGTCCACACCCGGCACGGCGCGGTGGGCGACACCATAGAGGTCGGATCCGCGCTGTTGACAGTGGATTCCGGGGACGGCGCCGCGAGCGAGTCCGGTGCGGTGCTCGTCGGTTACGGCACGTCCGAGGCGAGCAGCAGCTCCTCGGCGGCCCGCCGCGCCGCCCGCCGCAGCCGCGCCGCCTCCGTCACCCCGGCTCCGCCCCCGGCGCCGGCCGCGCAGCCCACCACCGGGTCCGCCGCACCCAAGGTGATCTCCCCCATCGTGCGCAAGCTGGCGGCCGACCACGGCCTGGACCTGCACACGATCACGCCCGGACCCGACGGGGTGATCCGGCGCTGCGACGTCGAGGCCGCGGCCGCGATCACCACCACCGAGCCCGCTACCACCGAGCGCTCGCCGAGTAGCACCTCCGATCGCTCGCCGAGTAGCGACGAAGGAGCGTATCGAGGTGGCGACCAGCGCATCCCGCTCACCGGCATCCGCCGCGCGGTGGCCGACAAACTCACCACCTCCCGCCGGGAGATCCCGGACGCCACGACCTGGGTCGACGCCGACGCGACCGGCCTGGTCGAGGCGCGCCGGGTCATCGGCCTGGAACGCGCGGGCCTGCTCGCGCTGCTCGGCCGCATCTGCGTCGCCGGGCTGCGCCGGTTCCCCGAGCTCAACGCATCCGTGGACACCGACCGGGCCGAGATCGTGCGGCACGGCGCGATCCACCTGGGTTTCGCAGCGGACTCCCCGCGCGGACTCGTGGTGCCGGTCGTGCACGACGCGCACCTGCTGACCACGCGGCAGCTCGCCGAGCGGATGGTCCAGCTCGTCGAGGCGGCCCGGGCGGGCACCCTCGCGCCCGCCGACCTGACCGGCGGGACGTTCACGCTGAACAACTACGGCGTCTTCGGCGTCGACGGCAGCACTCCGATCATCAACCACCCGGAAGCGGCGATGCTGGGCGTCGGGCGGATCATCGACCGGCCGTGGGTCGTCGACGGCGAGCTCGCAGTCCGCAAGGTCGTGCAGCTGGGGCTGACCTTCGACCACCGGGTCTGCGACGGCGGCGTGGCCGGCGGTTTCCTGCGATTCGTGGCCGACGCGGTGGAGCGACCACTGCAACTGCTCGGGGACCTGTGA
- a CDS encoding alpha-ketoacid dehydrogenase subunit beta translates to MTVTMGGALNAALRDALAADDDVLVFGEDVGTLGGVFRITDGLTQQFGETRCFDTPLAESGIVGFAIGMCLTGFRPVVEMQFDAFAYPAFEQITSHVAKMRNRTSGRVGLPLVIRVPYAGGIGGVEHHCDSSEGYYAHTPGLKVVTPSDAADAYSLLREAIEDPDPVIFMEPKALYWSKQDIELPCKRPAFGKAKVRRDGDDVTLVTYGPSVPTALKAAEAAAEEGWSVEVVDLRTIVPFDDETVVESVRRTGRCVVVSEAQGFAGVAGEISARVTERCFHSLAAPVARVSGLPTPYPAPMLEKTYLPGVERILDAIARLQWDDQPDLTYAEVGARG, encoded by the coding sequence ATGACAGTGACGATGGGCGGCGCACTCAACGCCGCACTGCGCGACGCGCTCGCAGCGGACGACGACGTGTTGGTCTTCGGTGAGGACGTCGGCACCCTCGGTGGTGTCTTCCGGATCACCGACGGACTCACCCAGCAGTTCGGCGAAACCCGTTGCTTCGACACGCCACTCGCCGAGTCCGGCATCGTCGGCTTCGCGATCGGCATGTGCCTCACCGGTTTCCGGCCGGTCGTGGAGATGCAGTTCGACGCGTTCGCCTACCCGGCGTTCGAGCAGATCACCTCGCACGTCGCCAAGATGCGCAACCGCACCTCCGGCCGGGTCGGGCTGCCGTTGGTCATCCGGGTCCCCTACGCGGGCGGTATCGGCGGCGTCGAGCACCACTGCGACTCCAGCGAGGGCTACTACGCGCACACCCCCGGCCTCAAGGTCGTCACCCCGTCCGATGCGGCCGACGCCTACAGCCTGCTGCGTGAGGCGATCGAGGACCCGGACCCGGTCATCTTCATGGAGCCGAAGGCGCTCTACTGGTCGAAGCAGGACATCGAACTCCCCTGCAAACGCCCGGCATTCGGCAAGGCGAAGGTCCGCCGTGACGGTGACGACGTCACGCTGGTCACCTACGGACCGTCCGTGCCGACCGCACTGAAGGCCGCGGAGGCCGCCGCGGAGGAGGGCTGGAGTGTCGAGGTCGTCGACCTGCGCACCATCGTGCCCTTCGACGACGAGACCGTCGTGGAGTCCGTGCGCCGCACCGGCCGGTGCGTGGTCGTGTCGGAGGCGCAGGGCTTCGCGGGCGTCGCCGGGGAGATCTCGGCCCGGGTGACCGAGCGCTGCTTCCACTCGCTGGCCGCCCCGGTCGCGCGGGTGAGCGGCCTGCCCACGCCATACCCCGCACCGATGCTGGAGAAGACCTACCTGCCCGGCGTCGAGCGCATCCTGGACGCGATCGCCCGGCTGCAGTGGGACGACCAGCCCGACCTGACCTACGCGGAGGTCGGTGCCCGTGGCTGA
- a CDS encoding Lrp/AsnC family transcriptional regulator, giving the protein MTPQESSKPGRSPSSTGQSAAPRALDAVDLRIVGALERDARLSVRSLAEQLHLSRAATYARLQRLLDDGVIAGFSARVVPHLAGLQTTAYIALQIEQNTWRAVSAELAKLDYIDSISLLASEFDVLALAHAPDNQALRTLVLERIQAIPGVLGTRTWLAFEEIRGAGAPWER; this is encoded by the coding sequence ATGACGCCACAGGAGTCCAGCAAACCCGGTCGCAGTCCGAGCTCAACCGGACAGTCGGCCGCGCCCCGCGCCCTCGACGCCGTCGACCTGCGGATCGTCGGTGCGCTGGAGCGGGACGCTCGGCTGTCGGTGCGGTCGCTCGCCGAGCAGTTGCACCTGTCGCGGGCGGCGACGTACGCCCGGCTGCAACGGCTGCTCGACGACGGCGTGATCGCCGGCTTCTCCGCGCGGGTGGTGCCGCACCTGGCGGGGTTGCAGACCACGGCGTACATCGCGCTGCAGATCGAGCAGAACACCTGGCGGGCGGTCTCCGCGGAGCTGGCGAAACTGGACTACATCGACTCGATCTCGTTGCTGGCGTCGGAGTTCGACGTGCTCGCGCTCGCCCACGCCCCCGACAACCAGGCGTTGCGCACCCTCGTGCTGGAGCGGATCCAGGCGATCCCCGGCGTCCTGGGCACGCGGACCTGGTTGGCGTTCGAGGAGATCCGCGGCGCGGGTGCCCCCTGGGAGCGGTGA